The following proteins come from a genomic window of Corallococcus sp. NCRR:
- a CDS encoding cation:proton antiporter, which translates to MASPSFDNPSLTLGLSLVAGILAQLVARHLSVPGIVVLLSAGVLLGPEALGWVQPASLGPALQTVVGFSVSVILFEGAMSLDVRKLRREARSIQRLVTLGAAITAVGGTLAARALMGWDWVVSALFGTLVMVTGPTVITPLLRRVRVTHRVATVLEAEGIFVDAVGAIIAVVALDMALHAEEGPWLLVSALGSRWGVGLVVGGITGLLITVGLRKASWVPEDMTNVFALALVLGAFQVSNALAPESGVLAAIAAGLVVGNGKVPARREVLAFKEQLTLMLLGMLFILLAADMRLSQVTALGWRGLVTVLVLMLVVRPVAVAASTAGSGLSRNEKAFIAWLGPRGIVAAAVASLFATRLGDQGVQEGQALRALVFLVIGVTVVVQGLSGGFVAGLLGVRRVVPKGYVLLGANALARQVAHALQARDQAVLLVDSSDATLKRAQQEGFRVLFGNGLEERTLLRAEPEGRQGFVGLTHNEGVNLLFAERVRALQRTARSYTALHRGHVGVSTDTVSATGGHVLFGAERDLDVWVARCEQGAVSRESWRLEAPQVEATVPPATGNLEEALVPLVLERATGAVLFDETAVPVAGDRVDFLVAHGRREEAHAWLSSHGWRPVTADASIPDTSSAPAGPIRA; encoded by the coding sequence ATGGCCTCCCCTTCCTTCGACAACCCGTCGCTGACCCTCGGCCTGTCCCTGGTGGCCGGCATCCTCGCGCAGCTCGTGGCCCGGCACCTGAGCGTGCCCGGCATCGTCGTGCTCCTGTCCGCGGGCGTGCTGCTGGGGCCGGAGGCCCTGGGCTGGGTCCAGCCCGCGTCCCTGGGCCCCGCGCTCCAGACCGTGGTGGGCTTCTCCGTGTCCGTCATCCTCTTCGAAGGCGCGATGAGCCTGGACGTGCGCAAGCTGCGCCGCGAGGCCCGCTCCATCCAGCGCCTGGTCACCCTGGGCGCGGCCATCACCGCAGTGGGCGGCACCCTGGCCGCCCGCGCGCTCATGGGGTGGGACTGGGTGGTGTCCGCGCTCTTCGGCACCCTGGTCATGGTGACCGGCCCCACCGTCATCACGCCGCTGTTGCGCCGCGTGCGCGTCACCCACCGCGTCGCCACCGTGCTGGAGGCCGAGGGCATCTTCGTGGACGCCGTGGGCGCCATCATCGCCGTGGTCGCGCTGGACATGGCGCTGCACGCGGAAGAAGGACCGTGGCTGCTGGTGAGCGCCCTGGGCTCGCGCTGGGGCGTGGGGCTCGTCGTGGGCGGCATCACGGGGCTGCTCATCACCGTGGGGCTGCGCAAGGCGTCCTGGGTGCCGGAGGACATGACCAACGTCTTCGCCCTGGCCCTGGTGCTGGGCGCCTTCCAGGTGAGCAACGCGCTCGCGCCGGAGAGCGGCGTGCTGGCCGCCATCGCCGCGGGGCTCGTCGTGGGCAACGGCAAGGTGCCCGCGCGCCGGGAGGTGCTCGCCTTCAAGGAACAGCTCACTCTCATGCTGCTGGGCATGCTCTTCATCCTGCTGGCCGCGGACATGCGGCTGTCCCAGGTGACGGCGCTGGGCTGGCGCGGGCTCGTCACCGTGCTGGTCCTGATGCTCGTCGTGCGGCCCGTGGCCGTCGCCGCGTCCACCGCCGGCTCCGGCCTGTCCCGCAACGAGAAGGCCTTCATCGCGTGGCTGGGCCCGCGCGGCATCGTCGCCGCCGCCGTGGCGTCCCTGTTCGCCACGCGCCTGGGGGACCAGGGCGTCCAGGAGGGCCAGGCCCTGCGCGCGCTGGTGTTCCTCGTCATTGGCGTGACCGTGGTGGTGCAGGGCCTGTCCGGCGGCTTTGTCGCGGGGCTCCTGGGCGTGCGCCGCGTGGTTCCGAAGGGCTACGTCCTCCTGGGCGCCAACGCGCTCGCGAGGCAGGTGGCGCACGCGCTCCAGGCCCGCGACCAGGCCGTGCTGCTCGTGGACTCCAGTGACGCCACGCTGAAGCGCGCGCAGCAGGAGGGCTTCCGCGTCCTCTTCGGAAATGGCCTGGAGGAGCGCACGCTCCTGCGCGCGGAGCCCGAGGGCCGTCAGGGCTTCGTGGGCCTCACCCACAACGAAGGCGTCAACCTGCTCTTCGCCGAGCGCGTGCGCGCCCTCCAGCGCACCGCCCGCAGCTACACCGCCCTGCACCGGGGCCACGTGGGTGTGTCCACGGACACCGTGAGCGCCACCGGCGGCCACGTCTTATTTGGCGCGGAGCGCGACCTGGACGTCTGGGTGGCGCGCTGTGAACAGGGCGCCGTGTCCCGCGAGTCCTGGCGCCTGGAGGCCCCCCAGGTGGAGGCCACCGTGCCTCCCGCCACCGGCAACCTGGAGGAGGCGCTCGTCCCGCTCGTGCTGGAGCGCGCCACGGGCGCCGTCCTCTTCGATGAGACGGCTGTCCCCGTGGCCGGTGACCGCGTGGACTTCCTCGTCGCGCACGGACGGAGGGAGGAAGCCCACGCGTGGCTTTCCTCTCACGGTTGGCGTCCCGTGACGGCTGACGCCTCAATCCCAGACACGTCCTCCGCCCCGGCGGGGCCTATCCGGGCTTGA